Sequence from the Castanea sativa cultivar Marrone di Chiusa Pesio chromosome 12, ASM4071231v1 genome:
aagtagtaatggtcaagaagtccaatgggaagtggaggatgtgcgtcgatttcacggatctgaatagagCCTGCCCTAAGGACAGTTACCCACTCCTACGCATCGACACCCTtgtagactccaccgcaagacgTGAACttttaagcttcatggatgccttctccggttacaatcaaatcaaattggatAAGACTAATCAGGAAAAAACCTCATTTGTAACAAGCTAGGgacttttttgctacaaggtaatgcctttcgggcttaagaacgcgggagccacatatcagagattgatgaacaaaatgttcgcgcaccaaattggcagaaacgtgTAGGTTTACGTGGacgatatgttggtaaaaagcgtaaaagTGTCTGATAATCTGAAGGACTTCCAAGAGACTTTTAATACTCTTCGGatatacaaaatgaagctgaatccgaaCAAATGCGCGTTTGGAGTAAccgcaggaaaattcttgggatttatgatGTCCCagaggggcattgaagtcaacccggAGAAAGTAAAGGCGATTATGGAACtgtctcctccaaggacggtaaaagaattacaaagcttgaccgggaagatagcagccttaaacAGGTTCGTATCTAGAGCAACGAACAAATGCCTCCCATTCTTCCGAACGCTAAAgagatctttcgagtggacggacgagtgtcaaaaggcatTCGAAGGGTTGAAGACATATCTCTCCGCTCCGCCGTTGCTTAGCCCATCTATGCcgggggaagaattgttcctgtaccttgtCGTCTCCTCAGCTGCGATCAGTGCAGCTTTTatcagagaagaaggaaaggtacaaaagcccgtgtactttataaGCCGGGCACTAAGAGGAGCAAAAGAAAGATACCCACCGATGGAAAAACTCGCATTTGCTCTTGTGACTGCGGCCCGgaagctcaagccatattttcaagcacacaccATAAATGTCTTGACAGATAGACCCCTACGGAGAGCAATGAGCAATCCCGAAACGGCTGGACGGATGGCTCTATGGGCAATCGAGCTAAGTGAGTTCGATATCCAATATCAGCCATGGACGACAGTGAAAGGACATATATTGGCAGACTTCGTTGCCGAATTCACTACCGTagaggagcagggggcagaagagacgcccaccTGGAAAATTCACACAGATGGATCTTTCAATAAGCGCACTGAGGGTGCTGGAGTCGTACTcaacaccccggaaggagacaagattgaatgcatgatccatCTGGACTTCACCACTACTAACAACAAAGCAGAATACGAGGCCCTGGTTTCGGGACTGGAACTCGCAATAGTGGCAGGAGCTAAGAAGGCGGTCGTCTACTCTGATTCGCAAATCGTGGCCAGTTaggttaatgggagctatgattgcaagaatgagaggatgaaaaggtaccttggggaagtgaagggtcgaacgagtgacctccaattcacgatgattcaaatcccaagagaggagaaccaagaagcggACCGACTCGCAAAGGCAGCTTCGGCCCAACCAATGATCGTCCcggaacaggtattgtccttcatCCAGCTTTCACcattattagatgacattagCATGTAGGAGGTAAGCAATGAGGATTGTTGGACGACTCCAATTATGGCGTATCTCAAGGAAGGCAAGCTGCCCGATCACAAAGAAAACGcgaggaagttgaaggttaaagctgcccGGTTCTTCTTGATTAAAAACATCCTATACAAacgaggattctcccgaccatatctaagatgcctcggCCGTGAAGAAGCAGATTACGTGATGAGGGAGATCCATGAAGAGgtttgtggaaaccattctggatcaaggtctctagtgcacaagctactccgagcaggatactactggccaacaatgcaaaaggatgcccatacatacgttagagcttgcgacaagtgtcaacgatTTGACAATCTCATCAGGCAGCCGACGGAAGAACTTACCCTAATGATGGCTCCATGGCCgtttgcacaatgggggttagacatcatgggtccattcccaACAGCAgtaaggcagctgaagttcttgatggttggtattgactacttcaccaaatgggtagaagcagaAGCTCtagctactatcacggagaaaaaaaTCCGTAGCtttgtgtggagaagtattatttgcagatatggAATTCCGAGggtgctcgtttcagacaatgggaaacaattcgacaacgacaccttcagagacttttgttctcaacttggaatcaaaaatcactactcATCGCCCGCCCATCCGCAGGCCAAcagacaagttgaagtcacgaaccggtccttgttgaagattatcaagacccggctcgagggggcaaagggcatctggtcggacgaactaccaagtgttttatgggcataTAGGACAACAGCGAGGACACCgacgggagagacaccgttttAGGTTGGCGTATGgtactgaggccctcataccggcaaaAGTAGGATTAGCAAGCTACCGTGTGGAAAGCTACGATGAGAGCAAGAATGACGAAGCTTTACGTTTACAACTCGACCTTGTAGACGAAGTTAGGGCAGCAGCTGCACAAAGACTAGCGcgataccaagacatgatggcaaaacattacaattCCAAGGTCAGGCACAGGGATTTtcaggtgggagatctggtcttacgaaaagtactcggcgctacaaaggatgcctcccaaggaaaactgggtcctaactgggaaggaccgtacagaatcatttcatggcataggaagggaacgtactacttggagacttTAGATGGAAGAAGACTGAGCCATCCATGGAACGCagagcacttgaagaaatactaccagtagtcGAGGGGCATAGACAACAT
This genomic interval carries:
- the LOC142620315 gene encoding uncharacterized protein LOC142620315 gives rise to the protein MPGEELFLYLVVSSAAISAAFIREEGKVQKPVYFISRALRGAKERYPPMEKLAFALVTAARKLKPYFQAHTINVLTDRPLRRAMSNPETAGRMALWAIELSEFDIQYQPWTTVKGHILADFVAEFTTVEEQGAEETPTWKIHTDGSFNKRTEGAGVVLNTPEGDKIECMIHLDFTTTNNKAEYEALVSGLELAIVAGAKKAVVYSDSQIVAS